The following proteins come from a genomic window of Coffea arabica cultivar ET-39 chromosome 11c, Coffea Arabica ET-39 HiFi, whole genome shotgun sequence:
- the LOC113717161 gene encoding uncharacterized protein produces the protein MKAVMTLRSGLGALRVVRGNFAGLPFSTKTSPPPPLAFGAAADVAADDLLLHNPPASAATVETEPTLLRPGVVVYDGVCHLCHRGVKWVIEADKDKKIKFCCLQSKAAEPYMRACGVDRDDVLRRFLFIEGPGLYHQGSTAALRVASYLPFPYSALSSLTIVPTPLRDVVYDYVAKRRYDWFGKSPDCLVIKEKELLERFIDWEEILDKSQPEL, from the exons ATGAAGGCGGTGATGACGCTTAGAAGTGGTTTAGGAGCATTAAGAGTAGTTCGGGGAAACTTTGCCGGCTTGCCTTTCTCAACAAAAACGTCGCCCCCGCCGCCGTTAGCTTTTGGTGCAGCTGCTGACGTGGCGGCTGATGATTTACTCCTCCATAATCCTCCGGCTTCCGCTGCTACGGTCGAGACGGAGCCCACTCTTCTTCGGCCTGGCGTCGTCGTGTATGACGGCGTTTGCCACCTCTGCCACAGAG GGGTGAAGTGGGTGATTGAAGCTGACAAGGACAAAAAGATCAAATTCTGTTGTCTTCAATCTAAAGCTGCAGAACCATACATGAGAGCATGTGGGGTTGATAGAGATGATGTTCTGCGCCGTTTTCTGTTCATTGAAGGTCCAGGTCTTTACCACCAAGGCTCCACTG CTGCACTGAGGGTTGCGTCTTACTTGCCATTTCCTTATTCTGCATTAAGCTCTCTGACAATTGTCCCAACCCCGTTAAGGGATGTTGTCTATGATTATGTTGCCAAGCGGCGGTATGACTGGTTTGGGAAGAGTCCTGATTGCTTAGTTATCAAAGAAAAAGAGTTGCTGGAGCGTTTTATAGATTGGGAAGAAATACTAGATAAGAGCCAACCAGAGTTGTGA